The genomic interval AAAGAACTAATACGAAACCTTGTGCCTAGACAACATGTTATACTCTGGTTGCTCAACAATGGGGCCCACCAAATCCAAGCGCTCAGCAATCCCCCAAGCCTCGGTGATCTGCTGCGCCGACCACTCACTTGTTCCCCAGTAAAACGCCCACCCCTTATCAATCACATAATTCATCGCCCTCACCGTCTCCTCTATCGGTGTCGACGTGTCCGGcctaataattaacaaaaattatcaaatcatctcaaaattcttcaaatttttctcttttttttggttttcgtaggaaaaaaattaaattaaacttacCTGTGACAATAAATAACGTCGACGTAATCCATGTCGAGGCGTTTCAAGGAAGCTTTGGTGCCCTCGACAATGTGTTTTCTGGAGAGGCCTTTATCGTTGGGGCCCTGGCCGCCCCAAAAGATCTTGGTGGAAACGACGATGTCGGATCGCTTCCACCCGAGCTCGCGAATGGCCTGACCCATGATCTCTTCCGCGCGGCCGTTGGCGTAGACCTCGGCATTGTCGAAGAAGTTGACGCCGTGGTCGCGGCAGCATTGCAAGAGCGACTTCGCCTCCTTCACGTCCAGCTGGTTCCCGAAGCTGACCCACGCTCCGTACGAGAGCTGGCTCACTCTCAGCCCCGATCTCCCCAAGTGCTTGTACtgcattttgtaattttgcttttttaacctttttgtTGTCTGTTTTTTGGCCTGTTGGGCAACTGTACGAGAAAATCTGGAAACTGACTGAGAGAGTGATAGGGAATGTGATTTTAAAGGAAATGTGTCATTGTGTTTGGTCTTAAAATAAGGCACGCGTGTACTATTGTCATcgtcattttttatttttatatttttagtaaattttgaattatcttagtaaattgattatttttaaattacttaagtaaattgataaatttattttattttttcataaaaatcagTTAAGTTGAagtcttaaaaataaaaaataatttataaatataagagaataatttaaaattaatcctctattttattttatttttaaaacccGAGAACAACTTCAAGTGCTCTCAATGCTTTTTGAGCTTACGTATACTTAATTTACATGAATTAGAGTatcaaacaaatcaaatataGTTGCCAGAGACAAAGGACTAGAGCTGGTGTTAGagtcaagattttttttgtaatgttGTGATCAATagttattaaatgaaaaatgatatgtaatgaaatcttaattatatatttttacaaatgtATGTATAAAAGaagattataaataatttaataataatagaataagTTTACCTcatcttttgaaaatttaaattttacttctttttttatattaagatTCGTTTTCATCTCttctaatttatatatatatatagggtgTTTTTCCAATCAGGGATCTctgactttaataaagtcaaGGATTagctaaaagacaaaatacAGTGCATTAgaatatgtgtttattttatcttttagggATCCCTGATTagaaaactactatatatatatttccttTAAGAGTATAATGGCCACTTCATTCGTGAAGTGTCTATGATAATTAAGAACTGTGCCattcttatatttaaattaataatatacgAATTACGAAATACAAATTCACTACCCATACCATAATCTTATACTCACAATTTTAAACAATTGAATTAATGGGTTGGGTGAATCGATTTGTGATACCGTAGTCTTGGCCCACAAATCAACTTTTATctaatgaaatatataaaaaatatatatatataaatctgTGATAATGAAATTGCATTGTCGTGGAAGTTATGTAATTAGTATTTtgtagataaaatattt from Citrus sinensis cultivar Valencia sweet orange chromosome 9, DVS_A1.0, whole genome shotgun sequence carries:
- the LOC102610207 gene encoding probable voltage-gated potassium channel subunit beta; the protein is MQYKHLGRSGLRVSQLSYGAWVSFGNQLDVKEAKSLLQCCRDHGVNFFDNAEVYANGRAEEIMGQAIRELGWKRSDIVVSTKIFWGGQGPNDKGLSRKHIVEGTKASLKRLDMDYVDVIYCHRPDTSTPIEETVRAMNYVIDKGWAFYWGTSEWSAQQITEAWGIAERLDLVGPIVEQPEYNMLSRHKVEAEYLPLYSNYGIGLTTWSPLASGVLTGKYNKGSIPPDSRFALENYKNLASRSLVDDVLNKVNRLKPIADELGVPLAQLAIAWCASNPNVSSVITGATKESQIQENMKAIDVIPLLTPSVMDKIEAAVLSKPKRPESYR